A region of the Stutzerimonas stutzeri genome:
CCATTGCCAGGCCGTGCAGGATCAGGTGCTCGATGATATGGAGTTCTGGCTCAAGCTCGGCGTAGACGGGTTCCGCCTGGATGCCGCGAACTTCTACTTCCACGATGCCGAACTGCGCGACAACCCGCCAAATACCGAGATTCGCGAAGGCAGCATCGGTGTGCGTATCGACAACCCTTACGCCTACCAGCGCCATATCTACGACAAGACACGGCCGGAAAACATGGATTTCCTCCGTCGTCTGCGTGCCCTGCTGCAGCGCTATCCCGGCGCGTCCTCGGTGGCCGAGATCGGCTGCGACGAATCGCTACGCACCATGGCCGCCTACACCAGCGGCGGCGACACGCTGCACATGGCGTATTCCTTCGACCTGCTCACCGAGCAGTGCAGCCCGGCCTATATCCGCCACACCGTGGAAGGCATCGAGCGCGAACTCGCGGACGGCTGGTCGTGCTGGTCCATGGGCAACCACGATGTGGTGCGGGTGATGACGCGCTGGGCCCTCAATGGCCGGCCCGACCCGGAGCGCGGCCGGCTGCTGATGGCATTGCTGTTGTCCCTGCGCGGCAGTGTCTGCCTCTATCAGGGCGAGGAGCTGGGCCTGCCGGAAGCGGAACTGCGCTACGAGGATCTGGTCGATCCGTACGGCATTACCTTCTGGCCGGAATTCAAGGGCCGCGACGGCTGCCGCACGCCGATGCCGTGGCAGAGCGAGGCGCATCATGCCGGCTTTACCGGTAGCCAGCCGTGGTTGCCGGTGGACGACTCGCACCGTTCGCTTTCCGTGGCGGCGCAGGAAGCCGATCCGCACTCGATGCTCAACTGCTACCGGCGCTTCCTCGGCTGGCGGCGCGAGCAGCGTCTGCTGATCGAGGGTGACATCCGCATGGTCTACCATGACGACGCCTTGCTGGTGTTCGAGCGCCGGCTCGGGGGGGAGGTCTGGCTGTGCCTGTTCAACCTGGGCGACGTGCCGCGCAGCTACGAGCTGCCGGCCCAGGCGGTGCCGCTGGTGGACGTGCCGGCGAGCTTCGCCGAATACGATGGGCAATGGGCGCGCCTGCCGGCCCATGGTTTCGGCTACGTGCGTCTCGAGGGTTGAGCGAGATCCGGCAGCGGCGGGGTTGGCCCTCCGCTGCACCAGATAACGAGAGCTTGGCGGCATCCAACGGAGAACAACAACGATGGCCAGTGTCACGCTGCGCGACATCTGCAAGAGTTACGACGGTACGCCGATCACCCGGCATATCGACCTGGAAATCGAGGACGGTGAGTTCGTCGTCTTCGTCGGTCCATCCGGTTGCGGCAAATCCACCCTGCTGCGACTGATCGCCGGGCTGGAGGACATCACCTCGGGCGATCTGCTGATCGGTGACCAGCGGGTCAATGACCTGCCACCCAAGGATCGCTCGGTGGGCATGGTCTTTCAGTCCTATGCGCTTTATCCGCACATGACCGTTGCTGAGAACATGGCCTTCGGCCTCAAGCTCGCCAGCGTCGACAAGCGCGAGATCGCGCGCCGCGTGGAGGCGGTCGCGGAAATCCTGCAACTGGAAAAGCTGCTCGAACGCAAACCCAAGGACCTTTCCGGCGGTCAGCGCCAGCGCGTCGCCATCGGCCGCACCATGGTCCGCGAGCCAAAGGTCTTCCTCTTCGACGAACCCCTGTCGAACCTCGACGCCTTCCTCCGCGTGCAGATGCGCATCGAGATCGCCCGTCTGCACCAGCGCATCCGCTCCACCATGATCTACGTGACCCACGATCAGGTTGAAGCCATGACCCTGGCGGACAAGATCGTGGTGCTCAATGCCGGCGAAATTGCCCAGGTCGGCCAACCGCTGCATCTGTACCACTACCCGAAGAACCGTTTCGTGGCAGGCTTTCTTGGCTCGCCCCAAATGAACTTCGTCGAGGTGCGGGCCATTTCCGCCAGCCCTGAAGCCGTCACCATCGAGCTGCCCAGCGGTTACCCACTGACCCTGCCGGTGGACGGCAGCGCGGTGAGCCCCGGCGACCCGCTCACCCTCGGCATCCGCCCCGAACACTTCGTCATGCCGGAAGAGGCCGACTTCACCTTCCACGGCCAGATCACCGTGGCCGAACGGCTGGGCCAGTACAACCTGCTGTACCTCACGCTGGAACGCCTGCAGGACGTCATCACCCTCTGCGTCGACGGCAACCTGCGCGTCACCGAAGGCGAAACCTTCGCCGCCGGCCTCAAGGCCGACAAGTGCCATCTGTTCCGTGAAAACGGCGAGGCCTGCACCCGGCACTATCGGGAGCCGGCGATTTACGGATGATTGGTTCAATACGCTGTGCGTAGAAGGGCAGCGCTGCGACAGGGCCCAATCGCCCTGCCGCGCCAGTCAGGGAGTAGGGCAGGCTTCGCGCTGCACTTGCTGCAGGCGTCTGAACCAAGGGGCGCGACGCTAGGGGCGGTGCCCGCCGGCGTTGTCCTTCGCCCCATCCACCCTCCGCAAACACCGCGTTTGCAATGCTGCGCCCGATGGAGGCTCGATAGCGCGCTATAGGGTGTACCATCGGGCTCTGCTCATCAGATAGTAGTCAGCCATGTCCACGCTAAGCGAAGAGAGCCGCCAGATCGTAGCTTCTCTGGCGCACCGTGCTGGTCCCGATGCTGACACTGCACGAATTGCCGAAGCGATCGTCGCGATACTGCAGGATATAAGCGCAGCCCTTACGCCCATCATTGGTCAGCAAGGCGTGATCGCGCTTTATCGCCGCAGCCTGCATCTGTGTGCATCCACCCATCCTCGTTTGGCCTGCACGTATGACAATTTGCAGACGCCGATGGATCTGATTGAACTCAAAACCGTACTCGTCGAGCAGGACGAAACCGACGCGCAGTTTTTCGGTGAGATGTTGCTGACTACTCTCTACGAGCTGCTGACCACGCTGATCGGGCCCTCGCTTACCGCACGTCTGCTTCGTGGCGTGTGGCAGCCTTCTTTGAGTGAAACCCCTTCGCAGGAAAATTCGCCATGAGCACCAAAGTAGCTATCAACCGTCTGGCCACC
Encoded here:
- a CDS encoding alpha-glucosidase, whose translation is MSEQLQNWWRGGVIYQVYPRSFFDSNGDGVGDLPGVLHKLDYIASLNVDAIWLSPFFTSPMKDFGYDVADYRGVDPLFGTLDDFVRLVEACHERGMRVLIDQVLNHSSDQHPWFVESRSSRDNDKADWYVWVDPKPDGTVPNNWLSVFGGPAWSWDSRRRQYYLHNFLSSQPDLNFHCQAVQDQVLDDMEFWLKLGVDGFRLDAANFYFHDAELRDNPPNTEIREGSIGVRIDNPYAYQRHIYDKTRPENMDFLRRLRALLQRYPGASSVAEIGCDESLRTMAAYTSGGDTLHMAYSFDLLTEQCSPAYIRHTVEGIERELADGWSCWSMGNHDVVRVMTRWALNGRPDPERGRLLMALLLSLRGSVCLYQGEELGLPEAELRYEDLVDPYGITFWPEFKGRDGCRTPMPWQSEAHHAGFTGSQPWLPVDDSHRSLSVAAQEADPHSMLNCYRRFLGWRREQRLLIEGDIRMVYHDDALLVFERRLGGEVWLCLFNLGDVPRSYELPAQAVPLVDVPASFAEYDGQWARLPAHGFGYVRLEG
- the malK gene encoding maltose/maltodextrin ABC transporter ATP-binding protein MalK; this translates as MASVTLRDICKSYDGTPITRHIDLEIEDGEFVVFVGPSGCGKSTLLRLIAGLEDITSGDLLIGDQRVNDLPPKDRSVGMVFQSYALYPHMTVAENMAFGLKLASVDKREIARRVEAVAEILQLEKLLERKPKDLSGGQRQRVAIGRTMVREPKVFLFDEPLSNLDAFLRVQMRIEIARLHQRIRSTMIYVTHDQVEAMTLADKIVVLNAGEIAQVGQPLHLYHYPKNRFVAGFLGSPQMNFVEVRAISASPEAVTIELPSGYPLTLPVDGSAVSPGDPLTLGIRPEHFVMPEEADFTFHGQITVAERLGQYNLLYLTLERLQDVITLCVDGNLRVTEGETFAAGLKADKCHLFRENGEACTRHYREPAIYG